From Acidobacteriota bacterium, one genomic window encodes:
- a CDS encoding phosphatidylinositol-specific phospholipase C1-like protein: MNGVRWIAAACVSVVSISVFAQNQKAQDNIVHLNQVQVIGTHNSYNMGFAPSEAKYFSEHYAKAYHGLEYHHQTLTEQLNAGARQLELDIVQDPQGGRFAHPRIVELTKQEGLPADTDFDPQHAMMKPGFKTLHLGDLNERSSCPLFVDCLREIRRWSKAHKRHVPLFLLIEDKQGRVSQLPDAVTAEPWTAATWDAMDTEIRSVFKENEMITPDQVRGGYPSLEAAVLAGAWPTLSKARGKVVFLLYNRKSAPGYLAGHAMMKGRALFVNGRPGEPEAAFVEQDAGKPDEISALVKKGYLVRSRSDYNTDQGRNNDTTRRDELLSSGAQMISTDFPVSEPAPWTGYTVGIPGGLAARCNPVNAPATCNNSLMEGTTTKEPSPSHKP; encoded by the coding sequence GTGAATGGCGTGCGTTGGATTGCGGCAGCCTGTGTCTCGGTAGTTTCCATCTCGGTGTTCGCGCAGAACCAGAAAGCGCAGGACAACATCGTCCACCTGAACCAGGTTCAGGTCATTGGAACCCACAATAGCTACAACATGGGCTTTGCCCCGAGCGAAGCAAAGTATTTTTCGGAGCACTATGCGAAGGCCTATCACGGCCTCGAGTACCATCACCAGACATTGACCGAGCAGTTGAACGCGGGTGCCCGGCAGTTGGAACTCGACATCGTGCAAGACCCACAGGGCGGCCGGTTCGCTCACCCCAGGATCGTTGAACTGACAAAGCAGGAGGGTCTGCCTGCGGACACTGACTTCGATCCGCAACATGCCATGATGAAGCCCGGCTTCAAGACGCTGCATCTTGGCGACCTGAATGAACGCAGCAGTTGTCCTCTGTTTGTAGATTGCCTTCGTGAGATACGCCGATGGTCGAAGGCACACAAGCGCCACGTACCGCTGTTCCTTCTGATCGAAGACAAACAGGGACGTGTGAGCCAGTTGCCCGATGCAGTGACAGCAGAGCCGTGGACCGCCGCTACCTGGGACGCGATGGATACTGAGATACGCTCCGTCTTCAAAGAGAACGAGATGATTACGCCTGACCAGGTGCGTGGAGGCTATCCCTCGCTTGAGGCAGCAGTACTCGCTGGCGCATGGCCGACCCTTTCGAAAGCACGCGGCAAGGTTGTCTTTCTGCTCTATAACCGCAAGTCAGCTCCCGGTTACCTTGCCGGACACGCGATGATGAAAGGCCGTGCGCTCTTCGTGAATGGGCGCCCCGGTGAACCCGAAGCTGCATTTGTCGAACAGGACGCCGGCAAACCAGACGAGATCAGCGCATTGGTGAAGAAAGGCTACCTTGTGCGATCGCGCTCGGATTACAACACCGACCAGGGAAGAAATAACGACACGACGCGACGCGACGAGCTGCTCTCCAGCGGAGCGCAGATGATCAGCACTGACTTTCCTGTCAGCGAGCCCGCTCCATGGACCGGATATACCGTCGGCATCCCAGGCGGCTTGGCGGCAAGGTGCAATCCCGTGAATGCTCCCGCGACCTGCAACAATTCACTGATGGAAGGCACAACCACGAAAGAGCCATCACCCTCTCACAAGCCATAG
- a CDS encoding EamA family transporter produces MTSSFFKKVMIMPYGFLFLAVASLGMIGVLHKVADHRRCRPEAINLFIFLGGVVVMSVLSFWRFGAAGVLDIPRIAWVTAATCGLLASLAILSFQRGVRYGKISTSWLVINLSMAVPTVLSIVVYREAITRRRAVGLLLAVAALVILWRERAREEASGEVIAIAQMPEA; encoded by the coding sequence ATGACATCGAGCTTCTTTAAAAAGGTAATGATAATGCCCTATGGATTTCTTTTTCTGGCCGTAGCGAGCCTCGGCATGATCGGTGTTTTGCACAAGGTGGCGGATCATAGGCGATGCCGGCCAGAGGCCATCAATTTATTTATCTTTCTTGGTGGCGTTGTGGTAATGAGCGTACTCTCCTTCTGGCGCTTCGGAGCTGCAGGCGTGCTGGATATCCCCCGTATCGCATGGGTTACTGCCGCAACATGCGGTCTTCTTGCCTCTCTGGCCATCTTGAGCTTTCAGCGTGGAGTCCGGTACGGAAAAATATCAACAAGCTGGCTCGTTATTAATCTCTCAATGGCCGTCCCCACTGTGTTATCGATTGTGGTCTACCGCGAAGCAATCACGAGACGACGGGCGGTTGGGTTGCTGTTGGCTGTCGCGGCGCTTGTTATTCTTTGGCGGGAAAGAGCGCGAGAGGAAGCGAGCGGCGAGGTTATTGCCATTGCCCAAATGCCGGAGGCATAA
- a CDS encoding PIG-L family deacetylase — MKALVLGAHLDDSVIALGGILRKMANAGCDVNVVCFGHSDEDFADIADKETAAERITAQAVAAHKILGVKSFECFHYPDYAVQENRETYRLCIESIRKYEPDIVFGHSWNEYFQHRAMARLSCDSWWQAAWSCSADLGPPWFARSLYHFEVIQSLSEPSDIVDISSTFEAKMAAWRCFQSSSDIVEAKSEDEKSSRRNYGSTMGSLTEQLETRARYYGSLIGVRYAEALKRSDFLPRAVHDIELL; from the coding sequence TTGAAAGCACTTGTTCTTGGCGCGCATCTCGATGATAGTGTCATCGCCCTCGGCGGAATATTGCGCAAAATGGCGAATGCGGGATGCGATGTAAATGTCGTTTGTTTCGGTCATAGTGATGAGGACTTTGCGGATATTGCCGACAAAGAAACGGCGGCGGAGCGTATCACGGCTCAAGCTGTCGCAGCTCACAAGATCCTCGGAGTGAAGTCGTTTGAATGTTTCCACTATCCAGATTACGCAGTTCAGGAGAACCGAGAGACATACCGGCTTTGCATTGAAAGTATCCGCAAATACGAACCGGATATTGTCTTTGGTCACTCCTGGAATGAATATTTTCAACATCGGGCAATGGCGCGCTTGAGCTGCGACTCATGGTGGCAGGCGGCTTGGAGTTGTAGTGCCGATTTAGGACCGCCATGGTTCGCAAGGTCTCTTTACCATTTCGAGGTAATCCAATCGCTCTCAGAGCCAAGCGATATCGTCGATATTTCCTCAACTTTTGAGGCGAAGATGGCGGCATGGCGATGCTTCCAATCGAGTTCGGATATCGTCGAGGCGAAATCAGAGGATGAAAAATCTTCCCGTCGAAACTATGGCTCAACGATGGGATCGCTAACTGAGCAACTTGAAACGCGAGCTCGGTATTACGGAAGTCTAATTGGCGTTAGATATGCGGAAGCATTGAAGAGATCCGATTTCCTCCCCCGAGCTGTACATGACATCGAGCTTCTTTAA